The Mycolicibacterium neoaurum DNA segment ACCTTGGCCGCATGCGCCGCGGCCGCCGCCATGACCCTGGCCGCCTGCAGCTCAGATGCCGACGCGCCCGCGGCGAGTTCGTCGACGGCATCGGACGTGTTCAGCCCGCCGAGCGCTCCCGCCGTCCAGCCGACGGCGACATCCGAGGGTTGTCCGAGCACGCCGGCACCGGCCGGCGGCACCCCCGAGTGGACGCTGTCGGGCACCACGGGCAACATCGCGGTCATCGGGTCGACCGAGACTGCCGCGCCCGCGGTGACCGTCGACGGACCGTTCAGCGTGACCGAAACTCAGGTGCAGACGCTCAAGCCCGGTGACGGTCCGGTTGTCGCGCCGGACGCCAAGGTGCTCGTCTGCTACATGGGTGTCAACGGCCGCGACGGATCTGTGTTCGATAGCAGCTACCAGTCGGGCAGGCCGGTGGATTTCCCCCTCGACGGCGTCGTCACCGGATTCCAGAAAGCCATCGCCGGCCAGAAGGTCGGATCGACCGTCGCGGTCGCCATGACACCGCAGGACGGCTACCCCGAGGGCCAGCCGGCGGCCGGCATCCAGAAGGGCGACACGTTGGTGTTCGCGATCAAGATCCTGGACGCGATGAACTGACCAGAGCGGTCAGCGGGCGCGTTTGGCCAGCTTGGCCGGTTCCATGACGTAGATCGTCTTGCCCTGCTGACGGATCCAACCGCGGTTGGCGAATTCGGACAACGCTTTGTTGATGGTCTCGCGCGATGACCCGACCAGCTGCGCCAGCTCAAGTTGGGTGAGTTCGTGATCGACGCGTAGACCGTCGCTGTCGGGCCGTCCGAACCGCTTCGTCAGATCGAGCAGTTGCTTGGCCACCCGGCCCGGCACATCGGTGAAGATCATGTCGCACAGGTCGTCGTTGGTACGCCGGAGGCGACGAGCGAGCACC contains these protein-coding regions:
- a CDS encoding FKBP-type peptidyl-prolyl cis-trans isomerase, which encodes MNATRLPSVVTLAACAAAAAMTLAACSSDADAPAASSSTASDVFSPPSAPAVQPTATSEGCPSTPAPAGGTPEWTLSGTTGNIAVIGSTETAAPAVTVDGPFSVTETQVQTLKPGDGPVVAPDAKVLVCYMGVNGRDGSVFDSSYQSGRPVDFPLDGVVTGFQKAIAGQKVGSTVAVAMTPQDGYPEGQPAAGIQKGDTLVFAIKILDAMN